A region from the Malus domestica chromosome 07, GDT2T_hap1 genome encodes:
- the LOC103401900 gene encoding signal peptide peptidase-like 4, with the protein MDLQRGVWVVVGVLVVSLSLSSAGDIVHHDNIAPKRPGCENDFVLVKVPTWINGVEDAEYVGVGARFGPTLESKEKHATNTRVVLADPPDCCSLPKNKLAKEVILVHRGNCSFTTKANMAEAANASAILIINNRTELFKMVCENDEPDVEIGIPAVMLPQDVGAIFETDLKNNSMVSVQLYSPLRPLVDIAEVFLWLMAVGTILFASYWSAWSAREAAIEHEKLLKDASDDSLPIEVDRSNALVEISTTAAILFVVIASCFLIMFYKLMSFWFVEILVVLFCIGGIEGLQTCLVTLLSCFRRFKRAGESYVRLPIFGAVSYLTLAVAPFCIAFAVLWAVYRRISFAWIGQDILGIALIITVLQLVRIPNLKVGTVLLSCAFLYDIFWVFVSKWWFHESVMIVVARGDKSGEDGIPMLLKIPRMFDPWGGYSIIGFGDIILPGLVVAFSLRYDWLANKKLRAGYFLWAMTAYGLGLLITYVALNLMDGHGQPALLYIVPFTLGTFLTLGHMRGDLKVLWTRGEPERPCPHVHLQPSSQ; encoded by the exons ATGGATTTACAGAGAGGTGTGTGGGTGGTGGTGGGAGTGCTGGTGGTTAGTCTGAGTCTGAGCTCAGCTGGTGACATTGTTCACCACGATAATATTGCTCCCAAGAGGCCTGGATGCGAGAACGACTTCGTTCTG GTAAAGGTCCCAACTTGGATCAATGGCGTAGAAGACGCTGAGTATGTTGGTGTTGGTGCTCGATTTGGACCTACCTTGgaatcaaaggaaaaacatgCCACCAACACTAGAGTGGTTCTTGCAGACCCCCCTGATTGTTGTAGCCTACCCAAGAATAAG CTCGCTAAAGAGGTCATTTTGGTGCACCGAGGGAATTGCAGTTTCACAACCAAGGCAAATATGGCTGAAGCTGCTAATGCTTCAGCCATCCTCATTATAAACAACCGCACag AACTTTTCAAGATGGTTTGTgaaaatgatgaacctgatgtCGAGATAGGCATACCAGCTGTTATGCTTCCCCAAGATGTTGGTGCAATCTTCGAAACTGATTTAAAGAACAACTCCATGG TTTCTGTGCAGCTGTACTCTCCTTTGCGTCCACTGGTTGATATTGCAGAAGTTTTTTTGTGGCTTATGGCTGTTGGTACCATCTTGTTTGCTTCTTATTGGTCTGCGTGGAGTGCAAGAGAAGCAGCTATTGAGCATGAGAAGCTATTGAAG GATGCTTCCGATGATTCTTTACCTATCGAAGTTGATCGTTCCAATGCTTTAGTGGAGATTAGCACCACAGCAGCAATCCTTTTTGTTGTGATTGCTTCATGCTTCTTGATTATGTTTTACAAACTCATGTCATTCTGGTTTGTGGAGATTCTGGTGGTTTTGTTTTGCATTGGCGGGATAGAG GGCCTGCAGACTTGCTTGGTGACTTTGCTATCATG TTTCAGACGGTTTAAACGTGCTGGGGAATCATATGTTAGGCTGCCAATCTTTGGAGCTGTTTCATATCTGACACTAGCTGTTGCTCCCTTCTGCATAGCATTTGCTGTTTTGTGGGCAGTGTATCGCCGCATTTCATTTGCTTGGATCGGTCAAGATATCCTT GGTATTGCACTGATAATCACAGTTCTTCAGCTTGTTCGTATACCGAATCTCAAG GTTGGAACAGTTCTTCTGAGTTGTGCGTTTTTATACGACATCTTCTGGGTATTTGTTTCTAAATGGTGGTTCCATGAGAGCGTAATGATAGTG GTGGCTCGTGGTGATAAAAGTGGAGAGGACGGTATACCAATGCTACTGAAAATCCCACGGATGTTTGATCCCTGGGGTGGCTACAGTATCATCGGATTTGGTGATATTATCTTACCAGGATTGGTTGTAGCCTTTTCACTAAG GTATGATTGGTTAGCAAATAAGAAGCTCCGAGCTGGTTACTTTTTGTGGGCTATGACTGCTTATGGTTTAG GTCTCCTTATCACATATGTGGCTTTAAACTTGATGGACGGCCATGGCCAACCAGCTTTGTTGTATATAGTTCCGTTCACACTTG GTACCTTTTTGACTTTGGGACACATGAGAGGGGATCTCAAAGTTCTGTGGACAAGAGGAGAACCGGAGAGGCCATGCCCGCACGTCCATCTGCAACCCTCCTCTCAATAA
- the LOC103401901 gene encoding U-box domain-containing protein 33: MAVVSSVPAIAQPTERIRYPDISAYMARSGEIVEEPVAVVRIIEDMIYVAVGKDVKDSKSTLVWAVHNSGGKKICILHVHQPAQMIPLMGTRFPASSLKDQEVRAYREIERQHMNKILDDYLCICRQMGIRAEKIHTEMDCIEKGIVKLISQLGIRKLVMGAAADKHHSRKMMDLRSKKAIYVCQQAPVSCHIQFICKGHLIHTREGNSDGLDTEVPLLRPSPNTDIEQSPHHFRSQSVTIKRNNRPKLTNPAQDLFRRVRSINLGNGSSTTDVTYTDGTDGFSTPRSSYEPGASPVEWDQVSSRSVSGYSTGSSAGLGDLALIQYEKAEGSENGSSDSRSLSHFKDLNHSSPPSVLDGNVDDTLYDHLEQAMSEAENAKRDAFHEGIRRGKAEKDAIDAIRRAKASEVLYNEELRQRKEMEEALAKEGLELEKMKKRQDEVMEELRAALDQKLLLESQIAESNQMVMSLEQKVISAVELLQNYKRERDELQVERDNALREAEELRKKQGEASSAHMPRFFSEFSFAEIEEATQSFNPSLKIGEGGYGSIFKGSLCHTQVAIKMLNAQSMQGPSEFQQEVDVLSKLRHSNLVTLIGACPEAWTLIYEYLPNGSLEDRLSCKDNTSPLSWQTRIRIATELCSVLIFLHSSKPHSIVHGDLKPSNILLDANFVSKLSDFGICRLLSRGEGSSNNTTLCCRTDLRGTFAYMDPEFLASGELTPKSDVYSFGIILLRLLTGKQALGITKEVQYALDSGKLEMLLDPLAGDWPFVQAEQLARLALRCCEMSRKCRADLVSDVWRVLEPMRASCGCSSSFLLGTEEHFQPPSYFICPIFQEVMQDPHVAADGFTYEAEALKGWLDSGHDTSPMTNLKLEHKNLVPNHALRSAIQEWLQQH, from the exons ATGGCTGTAGTGAGTTCTGTGCCTGCAATTGCTCAACCAACAGAACGGATAAGGTACCCTGATATTTCAGCATACATGGCTCGCAGCGGAGAGATTGTGGAGGAGCCGGTTGCGGTGGTGCGGATAATCGAAGATATGATCTATGTTGCAGTGGGAAAAGATGTGAAAGATAGCAAATCAACTCTGGTGTGGGCGGTGCATAATTCAGGAGGGAAGAAAATCTGCATACTTCATGTTCACCAGCCTGCTCAGATGATTCCCTTGA TGGGGACGAGGTTCCCAGCAAGCTCACTGAAGGACCAGGAAGTTCGAGCATATCGGGAAATAGAAAGGCAACACATGAATAAGATTCTCGATGATTACCTTTGTATATGTCGCCAAATGGGG ATTCGGGCTGAAAAAATACATACTGAAATGGACTGTATTGAGAAGGGAATTGTGAAACTCATCTCTCAGCTTGGGATCAGGAAACTTGTTATGGGAGCAGCAGCGGACAAGCACCATTCAAG gaaaatgatggacCTCAGGTCCAAGAAAGCCATATATGTCTGCCAACAAGCACCTGTTTCCTGTCACATACAATTTATTTGCAAGGGGCACCTTATACACACCAG GGAAGGGAATTCTGATGGACTTGATACAGAGGTTCCATTGCTGCGACCAAGTCCAAACACTGATATAGAACAGTCACCGCACCACTTTAGATCACAATCTGTTACAATCAAGCGGAATAATCGACCAAAACTAACCAATCCAGCTCAAGATTTGTTCCGCAGGGTAAGGTCCATAAATTTGGGGAATGGAAGCAGCACAACAGATGTCACTTACACAGATGGTACTGACGGGTTTTCAACTCCAAGAAGTAGCTATGAACCAGGAGCAAGTCCTGTGGAATGGGATCAGGTATCAAGTAGGAGTGTTTCAGGATATTCAACAGGCTCTTCTGCTGGATTGGGCGATTTAGCTTTGATTCAGTATGAGAAAGCTGAGGGAAGTGAAAATGGGTCAAGTGACTCACGCTCACTTTCTCATTTTAAAGATCTTAATCACTCATCCCCTCCCAGTGTATTG GATGGAAATGTAGATGATACTCTGTACGATCATCTTGAACAAGCAATGTCAGAGGCTGAAAATGCAAAGAGAGATGCATTTCATGAGGGAATTAGGCGTGGGAAAGCTGAAAAAGATGCCATTGACGCTATACGGAGG GCTAAAGCATCAGAGGTCTTATATAATGAGGAGTTGagacaaaggaaagaaatggAAGAAGCACTGGCAAAAGAGGGACTAGAActtgaaaagatgaagaagcgACAAGATGAAGTCATGGAAGAATTGAGGGCTGCCCTAGATCAGAAATTACTACTTGAGAGCCAAATTGCAGAGTCTAATCAGATGGTCATGAGCTTAGAGCAGAAGGTTATCTCAGCTGTGGAacttttacaaaattacaaaagagaACGGGATGAGTTGCAGGTGGAGCGTGACAATGCACTTAGAGAAGCTGAGGAGCTGAGGAAAAAACAAGGCGAAGCCTCGAGCGCACACATGCCTCGGTTCTTCTCTGAGTTCTCATTTGCAGAGATTGAAGAAGCAACTCAAAGCTTTAACCCATCTCTGAAGATCGGAGAAGGGGGATATGGGAGCATTTTTAAAGGTTCCCTATGTCACACCCAGGTTGCTATAAAAATGCTAAATGCTCAGAGTATGCAAGGCCCCTCTGAGTTTCAGCAAGAG GTGGATGTATTAAGTAAGTTAAGACACTCCAATCTTGTCACACTCATTGGTGCCTGCCCAGAAGCTTGGACACTTATCTATGAGTATCTCCCAAATGGAAGTCTTGAAGATCGACTCAGCTGCAAGGACAATACTTCCCCTTTGTCATGGCAGACTCGAATACGAATTGCCACAGAGTTGTGCTCCGTCCTAATCTTTCTCCACTCCAGTAAACCTCATAGCATAGTGCACGGTGATTTAAAACCGTCCAATATTCTCCTAGATGCTAACTTTGTTAGCAAACTCAGCGACTTTGGAATCTGTCGTCTGTTGTCTCGTGGGGAGGGTTCAAGCAACAACACAACACTCTGTTGCAGAACTGACCTAAGGGGCACTTTCGCATACATGGATCCTGAGTTCCTCGCATCAGGAGAGCTTACGCCAAAGTCAGATGTTTACTCATTTGGAATTATACTACTACGGTTGCTGACTGGGAAACAAGCATTGGGGATAACAAAGGAAGTGCAGTATGCATTAGATTCCGGAAAGTTGGAAATGCTCTTAGATCCTTTGGCTGGGGATTGGCCATTTGTACAGGCTGAACAGTTGGCTCGCTTGGCATTAAGGTGTTGTGAGATGAGCCGGAAGTGCAGGGCGGACCTTGTATCGGATGTCTGGAGGGTACTTGAACCCATGAGAGCTTCATGTGGTTGCTCATCATCATTCCTGTTGGGTACTGAAGAGCATTTCCAACCTCcttcatattttatttgtcCCATTTTCCAG GAAGTCATGCAGGATCCGCATGTTGCAGCAGACGGTTTCACTTACGAAGCAGAAGCTTTGAAAGGATGGTTGGACAGTGGTCACGACACATCGCCCATGACAAATCTTAAGCTTGAACACAAGAATCTCGTCCCTAACCACGCTCTTCGTTCTGCAATTCAGGAGTGGCTGCAACAGCATTGA